From Deltaproteobacteria bacterium, the proteins below share one genomic window:
- a CDS encoding IclR family transcriptional regulator → MVRREKSNYVIQSVSHAFDVLEQFYANVDEIGVTELSKRLKLHKNNVFRLLATLEARGYIEQNKISENYRLGLKCLQLGQTFIHQMGLLLQSRAILEELSKSTKESAYVAVRKGNAIIPLDFVEPARPVRVVSFLGTVLPAHCTAAGKAQLLFEAEGSTGAKLPESLDRYTDKTIVDRNLLREQMSKIGESGYAVECGEFTEDVNGVAVPIRDYTRSLVGTLAVVGPSHRLTEETIHSEIAPALIKAGSELSRRLGFYP, encoded by the coding sequence ATGGTTCGGCGGGAAAAATCCAATTATGTCATACAATCGGTTTCCCACGCTTTCGACGTGTTGGAACAGTTTTACGCCAATGTCGACGAGATCGGCGTCACTGAGTTGAGCAAGCGGTTAAAGCTGCACAAGAACAATGTCTTTCGTTTGCTCGCGACGCTGGAAGCACGCGGCTATATCGAGCAAAACAAGATTAGCGAAAATTATCGCCTGGGTTTGAAATGTTTGCAGTTGGGGCAAACTTTTATTCACCAGATGGGTCTGCTGTTGCAGTCCCGAGCGATTCTCGAAGAGTTATCGAAGTCGACCAAAGAGAGCGCCTATGTCGCGGTGCGTAAAGGTAACGCGATTATCCCCCTCGACTTTGTCGAGCCGGCGCGGCCAGTGCGGGTGGTTTCGTTTCTCGGCACCGTGCTGCCGGCACACTGCACGGCGGCGGGCAAGGCGCAATTGTTGTTCGAGGCCGAAGGCAGCACCGGCGCCAAGCTTCCCGAATCTCTCGATCGTTACACCGACAAAACGATTGTCGACCGCAATTTGTTGCGCGAACAGATGAGCAAGATCGGCGAGTCGGGCTATGCTGTGGAATGCGGCGAGTTTACCGAAGATGTCAATGGCGTGGCGGTGCCGATCCGCGATTACACGAGGTCGCTGGTGGGAACCTTGGCGGTGGTCGGTCCGAGCCATCGTCTCACGGAAGAGACGATTCACAGCGAGATCGCGCCGGCGCTGATCAAAGCCGGCAGCGAACTTTCGCGCCGATTGGGGTTTTACCCTTAG